The genomic segment TGTTTGGTTATGAGTACCTAAACTTCTCAATTATGTCCAGCTTGAGCAGCCATTACCAAATTGAATTTCTCCGTAATAATTAATAAACTTGCAGTGTTTTTATGGTTACTAAATTTTAAATAATCATCAGAATTCAAACCGGGCATAAACATTGATAGCACTGAAATCATGATCATGATGAGGATACTCGTAAAAGCTAACAACTTGAAAAAAAATCTTTTTCACACAACCACCGCGATTTAATTTTATTAAGGATAATATCCTATATGAAGCTTACTATCTTTACAAGGCTTATAATCGGCTATCTTGCAATTATAGTTTTAATTATTGGCCTGGGAGTATATGCCTTTTTCAGACTCAACCAAGTTAATCAAATTATTAATTCTATTATTTCAGTTGATGATGCCTCAACAGATATTACCACAGAGCTCAAAGACTATTTGCTTACCCAACTGGAATTTGAAGAAAAATTTTTCGTTTTAAAAGATCAGGATTTCTATATGCATTTTTGGAAGTCAGAAAAATATTTCCCGGAAGCTATAGGAAAATTAAATAAAATTACTGACACATCTTATAAAAGGAGTTTGGTAAACGCTGCTAATATTGCATATAATATGTACCTCTCTTTATTCAGGGATGAAGCTAAATCATCCTTGCTTAGCCAGGATTATAACGAAGAAAGCTATATAATTTATAAAGGAAAAAGAGAGAAACTAGTAGCCAATATAGATCGAAATCTAAAAGAACTTGTCAGGACAGTAGAACGGGACAGATTGAAGAAAACCCGGGCAGCCAGCAAAATAAGCATTCAAGTTATAAAAGTTACTACTGCTACTGTAGCAATTGCTGTATTGATGGTAATTGTTATTACTATTATAAACACAAGAAGTATTAACCGACCGATACTTCTTTTGAAAGAAAAAACAAAGGAGGTTGCAAAAGGCAGATATCCTAAAACGCTGGCTATTTCTTCTCCTCCTGAAATAGGAGAACTTACTACAGCATTTGATGCTATGTGCGAACGTCTTAAAGAGCTGGATGATTTGAAGATTGACTTTATAAGCCATATATCCCATAAATTGCGTACTCCTCTTACTGCAATACAGGAAGCTTCAGCTATGTTGCTGGAAGGAGTTTTTGCAGACATGCCCGAAAAACAGCATCAACTCTTCATGATTATAAAAGACGAGTGCAAGAGGCTTATAGATGAAGTTAATAGAATCCTCGATCTTTCCCGCATGGAGGCAAAGATGATGGATTATCATTTCGAAGTCACAGATATTCTTCCAATCGTAAAGATGAACGTCTTAAAATTATCGCCTCTTGCGCAAAAAAGGGGTATTGAATTTACAACAAATCTTACAAATGAGTTGTCACCTGCAAATATTGATCAGGATAGGATAATCCAGGTTGTTGAGGAGTTACTTGGAAATGCCCTGAAATTTACGCCTGAAAAAGGAAAGATAATCATTTCTGCTTTAATAAATAATAAAGGGATGATCGAAATCTCAGTTACAGATACCGGTTATGGAATTCCGGAAAAGGAGCTTGAACTGGTTTTTGAAAAATTCAAACGAATTGAAAGTGGAAGGGCATCTGAAAGAGGATCCGGCCTGGGACTTTCTATTGCAAAGCACATTATAACTGTTCATGGAGGACAAATATGGGCCGAAAGCAAACATGGAAAAGGAAGCACCTTTTCTTTTACCTTACCTGCATTATCATAGTTTTATATTTTTCAGCTATTACAGGGTGTGCTTTAAAAGCAAAGCATACGCTGGTAGAAACACAAGATCTTATGGCGACAGGTGATTATAAACAAGCTCTGGGTAAGTATCAACAGCTATTAAAAGAAGACCCTCAAATTACAGATGTTGCACTTTTTCAGATGGGTTTAATCTATGCTCACCCAAAAAATCCTGATAAAGATTATAAAAAATCATTACAATATTTCAAAAGAGTAATAAAAGAATTTCCGGAAAACAATCTGAAGCTTCAAGCTCAAACATATGCATCACTTTTAAATCAAATTATGGAACAAAATATAAAAAATGGCAAACAGCGTGCAGAAATAATAAGTTTAATAGAAAAATGTACTATTCTAAAAAAAGATAACCAGGAAAAGGATAAGAGATCAAATGAATTACAACACCAGATAGAAAAATTAAAAGAGATCGATTTAAACATCCAGAGAAAAAAAAGAGCCGTTAATCATAAATGAGGTATGGATGGAAAAGATACTGATAGTTGATGATGATATAAATATCTTAAAAGTATTGCAGATGAGGCTTGAGACCGAAGGCTACATGGCAACTACAATAGCTGACGTTCAGAAGGCAACAGCAATAACCAGGGAAGAAGATTTTGATCTGGCTTTGGTTGACCTGAAACTCGCCCGTAAAAACGGTATTGAACTCATGGAAACCTTGCATGACATCCGCCCTGAAATGCCGGTAATCATATTAACTGCCTATGGAACCATAGAAAGCACAGTTGATGCCATGCAAAAGGGAGCCTATAGCTATCTAACAAAGCCTTTTGACCATCGCCAGCTTTTATTACAGATCAAAAACGGCATTGAAAGGACAAGGCTCTCAAAAGAGATCCGAAGACTTAAAAACATTGTCGGGGAACGTTATGAATTCAAGAGTATAATTTACAAGAGCAGAAAAATGAAGGCTGTTTTGGAACAGGTAGCTATGGCAGCAGAGACTGATTCTAATGTATTCATACAGGGTGAAAGCGGCACAGGCAAAGAACTGATAGCAAAAGCACTGCACCTTGCCAGCTTGAGAAAAGATAACCCATTTTTGGCTATTAACTGTGCGGCCATACCAGAGAACCTGCTTGAAAGTGAGCTGTTTGGTTTCAAAAAAGGGGCTTTTACTGGAGCTATTTCTAACAAAAAAGGACTGTTTGCCCAGGCTAATAGCGGCACTATGCTTTTAGATGAAATAACCGAAACACCGTTACTCATGCAGGCTAAGCTATTGAGAGTCCTTCAGGAAAGAGAGTTTTATCCTCTTGGGTCGGAAAATTCTGTTAAAGCTGATGTCAGAATAATAGCTGCTTCCAATAAAGACCTGGCAATGGAAGTCGAGAAAGGAGTCTTTCGCAACGACCTGTTCTACCGCCTCCATGTTATTCCTATACACCTGCCGCCTTTAAGAGAAAGAAAAGAAGACATCCCGGTTCTGGTAACTCATTTTATAAAAAGATTTTCCATAGAAATGAAAAA from the Pseudomonadota bacterium genome contains:
- a CDS encoding HAMP domain-containing protein, encoding MKLTIFTRLIIGYLAIIVLIIGLGVYAFFRLNQVNQIINSIISVDDASTDITTELKDYLLTQLEFEEKFFVLKDQDFYMHFWKSEKYFPEAIGKLNKITDTSYKRSLVNAANIAYNMYLSLFRDEAKSSLLSQDYNEESYIIYKGKREKLVANIDRNLKELVRTVERDRLKKTRAASKISIQVIKVTTATVAIAVLMVIVITIINTRSINRPILLLKEKTKEVAKGRYPKTLAISSPPEIGELTTAFDAMCERLKELDDLKIDFISHISHKLRTPLTAIQEASAMLLEGVFADMPEKQHQLFMIIKDECKRLIDEVNRILDLSRMEAKMMDYHFEVTDILPIVKMNVLKLSPLAQKRGIEFTTNLTNELSPANIDQDRIIQVVEELLGNALKFTPEKGKIIISALINNKGMIEISVTDTGYGIPEKELELVFEKFKRIESGRASERGSGLGLSIAKHIITVHGGQIWAESKHGKGSTFSFTLPALS
- a CDS encoding tetratricopeptide repeat protein; amino-acid sequence: MATGDYKQALGKYQQLLKEDPQITDVALFQMGLIYAHPKNPDKDYKKSLQYFKRVIKEFPENNLKLQAQTYASLLNQIMEQNIKNGKQRAEIISLIEKCTILKKDNQEKDKRSNELQHQIEKLKEIDLNIQRKKRAVNHK
- a CDS encoding sigma-54 dependent transcriptional regulator, whose amino-acid sequence is MEKILIVDDDINILKVLQMRLETEGYMATTIADVQKATAITREEDFDLALVDLKLARKNGIELMETLHDIRPEMPVIILTAYGTIESTVDAMQKGAYSYLTKPFDHRQLLLQIKNGIERTRLSKEIRRLKNIVGERYEFKSIIYKSRKMKAVLEQVAMAAETDSNVFIQGESGTGKELIAKALHLASLRKDNPFLAINCAAIPENLLESELFGFKKGAFTGAISNKKGLFAQANSGTMLLDEITETPLLMQAKLLRVLQEREFYPLGSENSVKADVRIIAASNKDLAMEVEKGVFRNDLFYRLHVIPIHLPPLRERKEDIPVLVTHFIKRFSIEMKKDIKEITPSAIQGLLSRDWSGNVRELENTIEYAVAMSTGNTIGEETILQSQKTKDENIKPLKEAKNNFEKEYMSNILSITEGNISKAAELAGKYRADFYELLKKHNINSADFKKPK